ATGACCGCTCTTTGGTATGAACAACAACTTGAAATTCAAAATGGAAATTTAAGTAAAGATGATTTTTTAAATAGAGTATTTGATGAAGTAGAAGAACAAATAGAGCTTATAAAAAATAATGCTTTACTAGATAAAAATTTTAACGGAATTGACAAAACATATCCTTGTAAATGCGGAAAAGGGTTTTTGCAAAAAAGACACTCACAAAAAACTGGTAAAGACTTTTGGGGTTGTAGCAATTGGAAAAATGGATGCTCTGAGATTTATCCAGACCTAAATGGAAAACCAAACATACCAAAGTATTTTTGTCCTAAATGTGGCTCTGCTCTTAATAGGTGGAAAAACAAAAAAGGAGATGGCTATTATTGGTCTTGTAGCGGTTGGAAGACAAAAGGTTGCCAAATAGGTTTTATAAATGATAAAAATGGAAAGCCTGAAATATAAGGAATAAACTATGAAAAAATTACTTCTTTTTTTATTGGTAGTAAATTTAGGAATTTGCAGTGAATTTAATCATCTTTTTATAAAACACGGAAAATTAAACAATATTTCACCACTGCTTTTATATGGAATTGCAAAAACAGAAAGCAGTTTAAATCCTAATCAAGTAGCAAGAAATGACAACGGAAGTTATGATATAGGAATTATGCAAATTAATTCTATTCATTTGCCCGAGTTAAAATCTATGGGTTATAAAGAAAAAGATTTATTTAACCCTGATATTAACATTGGATTTGGAGCAATTGTTTTGAAAAGATGTATCAATAAGTGGGGACTAAACTATAAAGCTTTAAATTGTTATAACGGAAAAGTAAATAACAACACTTATAACATAAAAGTTGTTTCAAATATTGCCAATTACAATAAAAATTTTAATCAAATTATAAAATAAAGGATTTATAATGGAAAATGAAAATATCAAAAATGATGAATATATATCAACAAACAAAGAAAACATTAAAGAAAATGAAGAAAAACCAAATTTTTCCATAAAAATCACACCTGATAAAAATTTTAGTCCTGAGTTTAAGAAGTTTTTTAAAAAAACTGGTATTTTTGACAAAATTCATAGTGGCGATAGTGCTATCGCTGTTATGCAGATGGTTAATGAATTAGACCAAATAGTTAAAGAAGAAAATTTTAACAAAAATAAATTTCCTAAAGAAACTTTAAATTTTGAAATTCAAACTCCAAGTGGAAATAAATTAGATTTTAATGCACCAATGGGAAGAAATTTATTTCAAGATGGAAATTTAGAAAAGCTCATAAATATTGGCACTGAAAAAATAACAAATAATGTATTGAATGAAAATGACAAAAGAGATTGGAAAAAAATTTTTGAAAAAGATCAAAATAAAAA
Above is a genomic segment from Campylobacter ureolyticus ACS-301-V-Sch3b containing:
- a CDS encoding lytic transglycosylase domain-containing protein, which codes for MKKLLLFLLVVNLGICSEFNHLFIKHGKLNNISPLLLYGIAKTESSLNPNQVARNDNGSYDIGIMQINSIHLPELKSMGYKEKDLFNPDINIGFGAIVLKRCINKWGLNYKALNCYNGKVNNNTYNIKVVSNIANYNKNFNQIIK